A DNA window from Rhodococcus sp. Z13 contains the following coding sequences:
- a CDS encoding ferredoxin reductase, with protein sequence MIVRDLPQYARGSEILKKMLVNALGVLSTPHHPDRYLELADPLLATSANRARITDVDRTATGSVTLTVQPARPCRPVPGQSVPVSVRIDGVRHVRYFSPTLLTTGRAPRLRFTVGLTPDGLVSRHLHENTAVGDVVELGEPTGEFVLPHPRPRRLLFVAAGSGLTPVLSMLTGLAAEGYDGAATLLYYTRTPAHVPRRAELDALAQQPNIEIAHAHTRSEGGLLTGRFDRAHLASVAPWYAGTPVYVCGPADLLDAVRAVYADNGSDELVHTERFVLPTATVPPGTAEGCTSFTSSGIVADNTGETLLEQAERAGLNPEHGCRMGICHSCTAVRLSGCTRDVRTGELDSEPGRRIQVCVNAPVGDVAVEL encoded by the coding sequence ATGATCGTGCGTGACCTGCCCCAGTACGCCAGGGGCTCCGAAATCCTGAAGAAGATGCTGGTGAACGCGCTGGGTGTGCTCTCCACTCCGCACCACCCCGACCGCTATCTCGAACTGGCCGACCCGCTGCTCGCCACCTCGGCGAACCGCGCTCGGATCACGGATGTGGACCGAACCGCCACCGGATCGGTCACGCTCACCGTGCAGCCCGCCCGCCCCTGCCGCCCGGTCCCGGGACAGTCCGTGCCCGTCTCGGTCCGGATCGACGGGGTGCGGCACGTGCGGTACTTCTCGCCCACCCTCCTGACGACCGGTCGTGCCCCGCGCCTGCGGTTCACGGTCGGGCTCACGCCGGACGGACTCGTCTCCCGGCATCTGCACGAGAACACCGCGGTGGGAGACGTCGTCGAACTCGGCGAACCCACAGGGGAATTCGTCCTCCCGCACCCCCGGCCGCGCCGATTGCTGTTCGTCGCGGCGGGATCGGGACTGACCCCGGTGCTGTCCATGCTCACCGGTCTCGCCGCCGAAGGGTACGACGGGGCGGCCACCCTGCTCTACTACACCCGCACCCCCGCCCACGTCCCGCGCCGGGCCGAACTCGACGCTCTCGCGCAGCAGCCGAACATCGAGATCGCCCACGCGCACACGAGATCCGAGGGCGGACTGCTCACGGGGCGTTTCGACCGCGCCCACCTCGCTTCCGTCGCACCCTGGTACGCCGGCACGCCGGTCTACGTGTGCGGACCGGCGGACCTGCTCGACGCGGTCCGCGCGGTCTACGCCGACAACGGCAGCGACGAGCTCGTGCACACGGAACGATTCGTGCTCCCCACGGCGACCGTCCCACCGGGCACCGCGGAAGGCTGCACGTCCTTCACCTCGTCCGGCATCGTCGCGGACAACACCGGCGAGACCCTGCTCGAACAGGCCGAACGTGCCGGCCTGAACCCCGAGCACGGATGTCGCATGGGAATCTGTCATTCCTGCACGGCCGTCCGGCTCTCCGGCTGCACGCGCGACGTGCGTACCGGCGAACTCGACTCCGAACCCGGACGTCGCATCCAGGTCTGCGTCAACGCGCCCGTCGGCGACGTCGCCGTCGAGCTCTGA
- a CDS encoding alpha/beta fold hydrolase, producing MGPTSAAGYDDLTFDVRVAGPRDGVPVVLLHGFPETARSWTPVARLLVADGFLVVAPDQRGYSPGARPVGAENYSLPTLAGDVLGLLDEFGLDRVHLVGHDWGASVAWYVAAHHPDRVAALTALSVPHLAAYRWALRNDDDQRARSSYIRLFREEGKAEHVLLEDGARRLRAMFSPAVDRESVDHYVATLSAPGALTAALNWYRAATRDLDETPPVRVPTTYIWSTGDTALGRAGAERCAEFVVGDYEFVVLPGISHWIPEEAPEVVADVIRRRSGRDRR from the coding sequence ATGGGTCCGACGAGCGCAGCCGGCTACGACGATCTCACCTTCGACGTGCGGGTCGCGGGGCCTCGGGACGGGGTCCCGGTCGTCCTGCTGCACGGCTTCCCCGAAACCGCCCGGAGCTGGACTCCGGTGGCACGTCTGCTCGTCGCCGACGGTTTCCTGGTGGTCGCACCCGATCAACGCGGCTACTCCCCCGGGGCTCGGCCGGTGGGCGCGGAGAACTACAGCCTGCCCACCCTCGCCGGGGACGTCCTCGGCCTGCTCGACGAGTTCGGGCTCGACCGGGTTCACCTGGTCGGACACGACTGGGGTGCCTCGGTCGCCTGGTACGTAGCCGCACACCATCCCGACCGGGTGGCGGCACTGACCGCACTGTCGGTCCCCCATCTCGCGGCCTACCGGTGGGCGCTCCGCAACGACGACGACCAGCGCGCACGCTCGTCGTACATCCGGCTCTTCCGCGAGGAGGGCAAGGCCGAGCACGTGCTGCTCGAGGACGGCGCGCGGCGGCTGCGGGCCATGTTCTCCCCTGCCGTCGACCGGGAATCGGTGGATCACTACGTGGCCACCCTGTCCGCTCCGGGAGCGCTCACCGCGGCGCTGAACTGGTACCGCGCCGCGACACGCGATCTCGACGAGACCCCTCCGGTACGAGTGCCCACCACCTACATCTGGAGCACCGGCGACACGGCCCTCGGCCGGGCCGGCGCCGAGCGCTGCGCCGAGTTCGTCGTCGGTGACTACGAGTTCGTGGTCCTGCCCGGCATCTCGCACTGGATCCCGGAGGAGGCGCCGGAGGTGGTGGCCGACGTGATCCGCCGGCGGTCGGGTCGCGATCGTCGCTGA
- a CDS encoding flavin-containing monooxygenase — protein MTTNSSVTPDVDVVVVGAGFAGLYALHKLRDRMNMSVRVFEAGDDVGGTWYWNRYPGARCDIESIHYSYSFDEDLQQEWKWNEKFAGQPEILRYLNHVADRFDLRKSITFGTRVIGVHWDDENSWWTVRTDTGETVTARWFISGAGNLSVPKEPEFGGIDNFRGEVLLTGNWPHEPVDFTGRRVAVIGTGASGIQAIPLIAQQAAELVVFQRTPQFATPLGNGPLDPEELAAAKKIYPELREAARNHFLGVPFDQVQPSALAVDAEERRRVFDERWNAGGFRLFIDSFQDILFDKAANDTAAEYIRERIRERVQDPATAERLAPRGYAYATKRPPLETNYYETYNRDNVHLVDVKSTPISEITETGVRVGDRTYEVDTIVLATGFDAMTGPLMAMDIRGRNGLRLADKWAHGPRTYLGIMIDEFPNLFTITGPQSPSVLYNMPLAIEDHVDFATDAISYLREHDLQVIEPTAEAEADWLRTTTEIAEQTLLPQTDSWYMGANIPGKPRACMVYLGGAPAYRQICADVVDGGYVGFELSAARENLTAAAS, from the coding sequence ATGACCACGAATTCCTCTGTCACCCCCGATGTCGACGTCGTCGTCGTGGGAGCCGGATTCGCCGGCCTGTACGCACTGCACAAACTGCGCGACCGGATGAACATGTCCGTACGGGTCTTCGAGGCCGGCGACGACGTGGGCGGCACCTGGTACTGGAACCGGTATCCCGGCGCCCGCTGCGACATCGAGTCGATCCACTACTCGTACTCGTTCGACGAGGACCTGCAGCAGGAGTGGAAGTGGAACGAGAAGTTCGCCGGGCAGCCGGAGATCCTCCGCTACCTGAACCACGTCGCGGACCGCTTCGACCTGCGAAAGAGCATCACCTTCGGCACGCGGGTGATCGGTGTGCACTGGGACGACGAGAACTCGTGGTGGACGGTCCGCACCGACACCGGCGAGACCGTGACGGCCCGGTGGTTCATCTCCGGAGCCGGCAACCTCTCGGTCCCCAAGGAGCCCGAATTCGGAGGCATCGACAACTTCCGCGGTGAGGTCCTCCTGACCGGGAACTGGCCGCACGAGCCCGTCGACTTCACCGGCAGGCGCGTCGCGGTCATCGGCACGGGAGCGAGCGGCATCCAGGCCATCCCCCTCATCGCGCAACAAGCCGCGGAACTGGTGGTCTTCCAGCGGACACCGCAGTTCGCCACCCCGCTCGGGAACGGTCCGCTCGACCCGGAGGAGCTCGCCGCGGCCAAGAAGATCTACCCCGAGCTGAGAGAGGCCGCACGCAACCACTTCCTGGGCGTCCCGTTCGACCAGGTCCAGCCGTCGGCGCTCGCCGTCGACGCCGAGGAGCGCCGCCGAGTGTTCGACGAACGCTGGAACGCCGGCGGATTCCGGTTGTTCATCGACAGCTTCCAGGACATCCTCTTCGACAAGGCCGCCAACGACACCGCCGCCGAGTACATCCGCGAACGGATCCGCGAGCGGGTCCAGGACCCTGCCACCGCCGAAAGACTCGCACCGCGCGGATACGCGTACGCGACCAAGCGGCCCCCGCTCGAGACGAACTACTACGAGACCTACAACCGCGACAACGTGCACCTCGTGGACGTCAAGAGCACCCCGATCAGCGAGATCACCGAAACCGGTGTGCGCGTGGGCGACCGCACCTACGAGGTCGACACCATCGTGCTCGCGACCGGTTTCGACGCCATGACCGGACCCCTCATGGCGATGGACATCCGCGGCCGCAACGGTCTTCGGCTGGCGGACAAGTGGGCGCACGGCCCGCGTACCTATCTCGGCATCATGATCGACGAGTTCCCCAACCTGTTCACGATCACCGGACCGCAGTCCCCATCGGTGCTCTACAACATGCCACTCGCGATCGAGGACCACGTCGACTTCGCCACGGACGCGATCTCATATCTGCGCGAGCACGATCTCCAGGTCATCGAGCCCACCGCCGAAGCCGAAGCCGACTGGTTGCGCACCACCACCGAGATCGCAGAACAGACCCTGCTGCCGCAGACCGACTCGTGGTACATGGGCGCGAACATCCCCGGCAAGCCGCGGGCCTGCATGGTCTATCTCGGTGGCGCCCCCGCCTACCGGCAGATCTGCGCCGACGTCGTCGACGGCGGCTACGTCGGTTTCGAGCTGAGCGCGGCTCGCGAGAACCTCACGGCTGCAGCGTCGTAA
- a CDS encoding LuxR C-terminal-related transcriptional regulator: protein MTTFVGRRREIDEARACLQRSRLVSLLGPGGVGKTRLAEEIAVRSSRAFRDSVRWIDLAVLRDAEAVPTAAAAALGVTDQSTRPVMGKIVDHLQGRHMLIVVDNCEHLIDTAAGFVSTILAHAPEIRILVTSREPLTVAGEVEFVIPPLTIPLVPTGNRAAGLARYESVSLLVERAQRVVPDFELTDDNADAVAQLCIQLDGIPLALELAATRLRSLSPGQLVERLDRRFTLLTGGGRTAVPRQQTLRALIDWSYDLCSEAERVLWARLSVFTGGFDLEAAEVVCADENLPEERIVDLLDRLIAKSLVGVDRSSSILRYSQLMTVREYGHELLVAREEQDELYRRHRAHCLDRARRCAESWFGSQQSSLLARLRTDHADFMTALDRSLRDDSEPTTGAALAVALRYHWIAGGNLSTGRIRLERLLQRLPASSPERGDVLWVTAWTALIQGDRDGAALHLSECAAVAEESGDDRLRAHHDHWAALHALFCGDTARAIALYEAAVSVHRAYGDDAAYLTALFQLAMAQAYDGRLDEALVTCGRVVEVADEHGERWNKAYALWVSGVAYFHLGRLADSVRVARQALRIQRDFKDKICTALSIELLAWSAGAEGDHEEAAVLLGAARTVWQRLGTTVAAFGPHIERDSLAVERRLRSVLGEDGFARLAGPLDDGTTIEQVVDRALAPHATPPPRGTSQSRAGGTTGRPESPLTKRESEVARLVADGLSNRAIAERLVISRRTVDGHVERILDKLGVGSRTQVVAWMHTREIPGV from the coding sequence GTGACCACGTTCGTCGGGCGTCGCCGCGAGATCGACGAAGCGCGGGCGTGTCTGCAGCGATCCAGGCTCGTCTCGTTGCTCGGGCCCGGTGGGGTCGGCAAGACGCGGCTGGCGGAGGAGATCGCGGTGCGGAGCTCACGGGCCTTCCGCGACTCGGTTCGGTGGATCGACCTGGCCGTGCTGCGCGACGCGGAGGCGGTACCGACCGCCGCTGCGGCGGCGCTGGGGGTGACCGACCAGTCCACGCGTCCGGTGATGGGCAAGATCGTCGACCACCTGCAGGGCAGGCACATGCTCATCGTGGTGGACAACTGCGAGCATCTCATCGACACCGCGGCGGGCTTCGTCTCCACGATCCTCGCGCACGCGCCCGAGATTCGGATCCTCGTGACCAGCCGGGAACCCCTCACCGTGGCGGGCGAGGTGGAGTTCGTGATTCCTCCGCTGACGATTCCGCTCGTGCCGACGGGGAACCGGGCTGCCGGTCTGGCCCGCTACGAGTCGGTCTCGCTGCTCGTCGAGCGCGCGCAGCGGGTGGTTCCCGATTTCGAGCTGACCGACGACAACGCCGACGCCGTCGCTCAGCTGTGCATCCAGCTCGACGGGATCCCGTTGGCCCTGGAACTGGCCGCCACCCGCTTGCGGTCGCTCTCGCCCGGGCAACTCGTCGAGCGCCTCGATCGTCGTTTCACCCTGCTCACGGGCGGTGGCCGTACCGCGGTGCCCCGGCAGCAGACACTGCGGGCGCTCATCGACTGGAGTTACGACCTCTGCTCGGAGGCCGAACGTGTCCTGTGGGCGCGGCTGTCGGTCTTCACGGGCGGTTTCGACCTCGAGGCGGCCGAGGTCGTCTGTGCCGACGAGAATCTCCCGGAGGAACGGATCGTCGACCTGCTCGATCGATTGATTGCGAAATCGTTGGTCGGCGTGGATCGTTCGTCGAGCATCCTGCGGTACTCGCAGTTGATGACGGTGCGGGAGTACGGTCACGAACTGCTCGTGGCTCGTGAGGAACAGGACGAACTGTACCGGCGACACCGTGCCCACTGCCTGGATCGCGCCCGGCGGTGCGCGGAGAGCTGGTTCGGATCGCAGCAGTCCTCGCTGCTGGCCAGGCTGAGGACCGACCACGCAGATTTCATGACGGCCCTGGACCGATCGCTGCGGGACGACTCCGAACCGACGACCGGCGCCGCCCTTGCCGTCGCGCTGCGGTACCACTGGATCGCCGGAGGTAATCTCTCCACCGGCCGGATCCGGCTCGAGCGGCTCCTGCAGAGGTTGCCGGCGTCGAGCCCGGAACGGGGCGACGTGCTGTGGGTGACGGCATGGACGGCCCTGATCCAGGGGGATCGGGACGGTGCGGCACTTCATCTGTCCGAATGTGCCGCTGTCGCAGAAGAATCCGGCGACGATCGACTCCGGGCCCACCACGACCACTGGGCGGCACTGCACGCGCTCTTCTGCGGCGACACCGCGCGGGCGATCGCACTGTACGAGGCGGCGGTCTCCGTCCACCGGGCGTACGGCGACGATGCGGCATATCTCACCGCCTTGTTCCAATTGGCAATGGCACAGGCCTACGACGGTCGTCTCGACGAAGCGCTCGTGACGTGCGGACGGGTCGTCGAGGTGGCCGACGAACACGGGGAACGATGGAACAAGGCCTATGCGCTGTGGGTTTCGGGTGTCGCGTACTTCCATCTCGGACGTCTCGCGGACTCGGTCCGCGTGGCGCGGCAGGCGCTGCGCATCCAACGGGATTTCAAGGACAAGATCTGCACGGCCTTGTCGATCGAACTGCTGGCCTGGTCGGCAGGAGCGGAAGGCGACCACGAGGAGGCGGCCGTCCTGCTCGGCGCGGCTCGGACCGTGTGGCAGCGTCTGGGAACCACGGTCGCTGCTTTCGGCCCGCACATCGAACGGGACTCCCTCGCTGTCGAACGGCGGCTCCGCAGCGTGCTGGGGGAGGACGGGTTCGCCCGGCTGGCGGGCCCGCTCGACGACGGGACGACGATCGAGCAGGTGGTCGACCGGGCTCTGGCACCGCACGCGACGCCACCGCCCCGAGGGACGTCGCAATCACGTGCGGGAGGCACCACCGGTCGGCCGGAGTCACCCCTGACGAAGCGGGAAAGCGAAGTGGCTCGGCTCGTGGCGGACGGGTTGAGCAACCGGGCGATCGCGGAGCGCCTCGTCATCTCCCGCCGCACCGTCGACGGTCATGTCGAGCGGATCCTCGACAAACTCGGCGTGGGCTCGCGCACCCAGGTGGTGGCCTGGATGCACACCCGTGAGATCCCGGGTGTGTGA
- a CDS encoding acyl-CoA thioesterase: protein MSDTTVTTHVFDAAVDLFPVVDDRTEGHTHPAYANMVGPFGGITAATLLRAVERHPDVLGTPISLTVNFAGPISDGPFDIAVRPVRTNRSTQHWSIELAQNGEVTTTATAVFGLHRPTWSSTEVQRPDAPAPADLHRSYLPEFIAWAGNYEMRFVEGDVPTEQSGEHTDSTSTLWVRDDPARPLDHASLTAMCDVFYPRAFLRLGRMLPAGTVSMTIYYHADPDVLAAQADRPVLATARAHRFGNGFFDQTGYLWGEGDELFATTHQVVYFKP from the coding sequence ATGTCCGACACCACGGTGACCACCCACGTCTTCGACGCCGCCGTCGATCTCTTCCCGGTCGTGGACGACCGCACCGAGGGCCACACCCATCCCGCCTACGCCAACATGGTGGGTCCGTTCGGCGGCATCACCGCCGCCACCCTGCTGCGCGCCGTCGAACGTCACCCCGACGTCCTCGGCACCCCGATCTCGCTGACCGTGAACTTCGCCGGGCCGATCTCCGACGGCCCGTTCGACATCGCGGTGCGTCCCGTACGCACCAACCGGTCCACGCAGCACTGGTCGATCGAACTCGCGCAGAACGGCGAGGTCACCACCACCGCCACCGCGGTGTTCGGGCTGCACCGCCCCACCTGGTCGTCGACCGAGGTGCAGCGCCCCGACGCGCCGGCCCCGGCCGATCTGCACCGGTCGTACCTGCCGGAGTTCATCGCCTGGGCCGGCAACTACGAGATGAGGTTCGTCGAGGGCGACGTCCCCACCGAGCAGAGCGGCGAACACACCGACTCGACGTCCACCCTGTGGGTGCGCGACGATCCCGCCCGCCCCCTCGACCACGCCTCGCTCACGGCGATGTGCGACGTCTTCTACCCGCGCGCCTTCCTGCGCCTGGGCCGGATGTTGCCCGCCGGCACGGTGTCGATGACGATCTACTACCACGCCGACCCCGACGTCCTGGCTGCCCAGGCCGACCGGCCCGTCCTCGCGACCGCCCGCGCGCACCGCTTCGGCAACGGTTTCTTCGACCAGACCGGATACCTGTGGGGCGAGGGCGACGAGCTGTTCGCCACCACCCATCAGGTGGTGTACTTCAAGCCCTGA
- a CDS encoding TetR family transcriptional regulator yields the protein MSTAPVQPPVTRAERKERTRQALLDAALDLSADRGLAGVSLREVARSAGIVPTAFYRHFASMEELGTTLAADTMRVLRRLLREARREPGPAGARQSLDVLVRQVRAHEAAFRFLARERHGGMPEVARAISVELRLLTSELAADLGRAPGLGDWEFDDLEMAADLLVTAMLDFVLDLLQVDRPGSEQEAEVVARAEKQMRLILLGTTAWRSRRDDSGTS from the coding sequence GTGTCCACAGCCCCCGTCCAGCCCCCGGTGACACGCGCCGAACGCAAGGAACGCACCCGGCAGGCGCTTCTCGACGCCGCCCTCGACCTGTCCGCGGACCGCGGACTCGCCGGCGTGAGCCTGCGTGAGGTCGCCCGCAGCGCGGGGATCGTACCGACGGCCTTCTACCGGCACTTCGCGTCCATGGAGGAACTCGGCACCACGCTCGCCGCCGACACCATGCGGGTGTTGCGCCGACTGCTGCGCGAGGCCCGCCGCGAGCCGGGCCCCGCCGGGGCCCGCCAGTCGCTCGACGTGCTCGTGCGGCAGGTCCGCGCCCACGAGGCCGCCTTCCGCTTCCTCGCCCGCGAACGGCACGGCGGCATGCCGGAGGTGGCGCGGGCGATCTCCGTCGAACTCCGGCTTCTCACAAGCGAACTGGCCGCCGATCTCGGGCGCGCTCCCGGACTCGGGGACTGGGAGTTCGACGACCTCGAGATGGCCGCCGATCTGCTCGTCACCGCGATGCTGGACTTCGTGCTCGACCTGCTGCAGGTCGACCGCCCCGGAAGCGAACAGGAGGCCGAGGTGGTGGCGCGCGCCGAGAAGCAGATGCGGCTGATCCTGCTCGGCACCACCGCGTGGAGATCGCGACGGGACGATTCGGGCACCTCGTGA
- a CDS encoding fatty acid desaturase family protein — protein sequence MFGLSLPTVPFLPFLSGGRSTPAGDAPLVLDRTSIDEIGRELDALREETLATLGEEDREYIYRIIKAQRGFEVVGRGLLFLGFLPPAWLAGVAALSVSKILDNMEIGHNVMHGQYDWMREPSLNSRVFEWDTVCPSDQWRHSHNYVHHTYTNILGKDRDIGYGILRMDPAQRWHPYYLGNPVYATALMLLFEWGVMLHDAEVERIVARKRSWRDVLPLAKGWWRKARRQVVKDYLAFPLLTGPLFVPTLLGNATANLVRNVWAYSIIFCGHFPSGVQSFTEEETAEETRGEWYVRQLLGSANITGTPLFHIMSGNLSHQIEHHLFPDLPAHRYPELAPRVREVCEKHGLPYNTGGLTAQVASVWKKIFLLALPPGWVRQEPEVRVVLERRETHPAATAGTLALDTPAQDTAVLGTAAQDTAVLGTAAQDTAVLGTAAQDIDKGAEDGRTVRT from the coding sequence ATGTTCGGTCTGTCCCTACCTACCGTCCCGTTTCTCCCGTTCCTGTCCGGCGGTCGGTCCACGCCCGCCGGGGACGCCCCGCTCGTGCTCGACCGGACGAGTATCGACGAGATCGGCCGTGAACTCGACGCCCTGCGTGAGGAGACCCTGGCCACGCTCGGCGAGGAGGATCGCGAGTACATCTACCGGATCATCAAGGCACAGAGAGGGTTCGAGGTTGTGGGCCGCGGCCTGCTCTTCCTCGGCTTCCTCCCACCCGCCTGGCTGGCCGGGGTCGCAGCGCTCAGCGTGTCGAAGATCCTCGACAACATGGAGATCGGGCACAACGTGATGCACGGCCAGTACGACTGGATGCGTGAACCCTCGCTGAACTCCCGTGTCTTCGAATGGGATACGGTCTGCCCGTCCGACCAGTGGCGGCACTCGCACAACTACGTCCACCACACCTACACCAACATCCTCGGCAAGGACCGCGACATCGGATACGGCATCCTGCGCATGGATCCGGCGCAGCGGTGGCATCCCTACTATCTCGGCAACCCCGTCTACGCGACCGCGCTGATGCTGCTGTTCGAGTGGGGCGTGATGCTGCACGATGCCGAGGTCGAACGGATCGTCGCCCGTAAACGGTCCTGGCGCGACGTTCTCCCGCTCGCGAAGGGCTGGTGGCGCAAGGCCCGGCGTCAGGTGGTCAAGGACTATCTCGCCTTCCCGCTGCTCACCGGACCACTCTTCGTGCCGACCCTGCTCGGCAACGCGACCGCCAACCTCGTGCGCAACGTGTGGGCATACTCGATCATCTTCTGCGGGCACTTCCCGTCCGGCGTGCAGTCCTTCACCGAGGAGGAGACCGCCGAGGAGACCCGCGGCGAGTGGTACGTGCGCCAGCTGCTCGGCAGCGCGAACATCACCGGCACGCCCCTGTTCCACATCATGTCCGGCAACCTGTCGCACCAGATCGAGCACCATCTGTTCCCGGACCTGCCGGCACACCGCTATCCCGAGCTCGCACCCAGGGTGCGGGAGGTGTGCGAGAAGCACGGCCTGCCCTACAACACCGGCGGACTCACCGCGCAGGTGGCTTCGGTGTGGAAGAAGATCTTCCTCCTCGCGCTCCCGCCCGGGTGGGTGCGGCAGGAACCGGAGGTGCGGGTCGTGCTCGAACGGCGTGAGACGCACCCGGCGGCCACTGCGGGTACCCTCGCGCTCGACACCCCAGCGCAGGACACCGCAGTGCTGGGCACCGCAGCGCAGGACACCGCAGTGCTGGGCACCGCAGCGCAGGACACCGCAGTGCTGGGCACCGCAGCGCAGGACATCGACAAGGGGGCCGAGGATGGTCGGACGGTTCGAACGTAA
- a CDS encoding alpha/beta hydrolase, protein MALDEHAAGLIEGLRQQGFTSFSQMTVEQVRATIATFTDLQLPPQEVGRVHQTHYESDGVRLPVRIHVPGTDSARRPVVLYFHGGGFVGGDLSVVDEPARAITNGTDAIVVTAGYRLAPEHRFPAAADDAWAALRWTAEHIAGYGGDPDDLVVLGDSAGGNLAASVTLRARDEGGPVLRGQVLVYPVVDRGADLPSRREFAEGYVITAADMDWFLEQYLTSPEDAANPYALPARATRLDGLPPTLVLTTENEVLRDEAELYGQRLHEAGVDVRIRRFDGLVHGAFWMSGAVPRSIEMRDAVVAFVTEVTTPATVR, encoded by the coding sequence ATGGCACTCGACGAACACGCCGCCGGGCTCATCGAAGGGCTACGGCAACAGGGTTTCACATCGTTCTCGCAGATGACGGTCGAGCAGGTGCGCGCGACGATCGCGACCTTCACCGACCTGCAACTCCCACCGCAGGAGGTCGGCCGGGTCCACCAGACCCACTACGAGAGCGACGGCGTCCGCCTCCCGGTGCGGATCCACGTCCCCGGCACGGACAGCGCACGCCGCCCCGTGGTGCTCTACTTCCACGGCGGCGGATTCGTGGGCGGCGACCTGTCCGTCGTGGACGAGCCCGCCCGGGCGATCACCAACGGCACCGATGCGATCGTGGTGACCGCCGGCTACCGCCTCGCCCCGGAGCACCGGTTCCCCGCAGCGGCGGACGACGCCTGGGCGGCACTGCGGTGGACGGCGGAGCACATCGCCGGGTACGGCGGCGATCCCGACGACCTGGTCGTCCTCGGCGACAGTGCCGGCGGCAACCTGGCCGCGAGCGTCACGCTCCGGGCCCGCGACGAAGGAGGGCCCGTCCTGCGCGGTCAGGTCCTGGTCTATCCGGTGGTCGACCGGGGTGCCGACCTTCCCTCCCGCCGCGAGTTCGCCGAGGGATACGTCATCACCGCGGCCGACATGGACTGGTTCCTCGAGCAGTACCTCACCTCACCCGAGGATGCAGCGAATCCGTACGCTCTGCCGGCCCGCGCGACGCGACTGGACGGACTGCCACCGACCCTTGTGCTCACCACGGAGAACGAGGTGCTCCGCGACGAGGCCGAGCTCTACGGGCAGCGACTGCACGAAGCCGGTGTGGACGTGCGGATCCGCCGCTTCGACGGGTTGGTGCACGGCGCCTTCTGGATGTCGGGTGCGGTACCGCGCAGCATCGAGATGCGCGATGCGGTCGTCGCCTTCGTCACCGAGGTGACCACCCCCGCGACCGTACGCTGA
- a CDS encoding TetR/AcrR family transcriptional regulator, protein MTDGKARGGPRAAMTASAIALMRQRGVAATSFRDVLEHSGAPRGSIYHHFPGGKAQLVEEATEAAARRIERALAERIAGTGVAGTVRAVVGLWSGELEATGYVAGCPVVAAGLGNEDAARARAGAAFERFVEVIAQALAADGVPERRARSLGTLVIGALEGALVMAQAQRSPAPLDAVIEELEDLLGSLGA, encoded by the coding sequence ATGACGGACGGGAAGGCGCGCGGCGGGCCGCGTGCCGCGATGACCGCGAGCGCGATCGCCCTGATGCGGCAACGCGGAGTGGCAGCGACCTCGTTCCGGGACGTCCTCGAACACAGTGGCGCACCCCGCGGATCGATCTACCACCACTTCCCCGGTGGGAAGGCGCAGCTCGTCGAGGAGGCGACCGAGGCGGCGGCGCGGCGCATCGAACGGGCGCTGGCCGAGCGGATCGCCGGCACCGGGGTCGCCGGGACGGTCCGGGCCGTCGTCGGACTGTGGAGCGGGGAACTCGAGGCCACCGGCTACGTGGCGGGATGCCCGGTGGTGGCGGCCGGTCTCGGCAACGAGGATGCGGCCCGCGCACGGGCCGGAGCGGCCTTCGAGCGCTTCGTGGAGGTGATCGCGCAGGCACTGGCCGCCGACGGGGTACCGGAGCGACGGGCCCGGTCGCTGGGGACACTCGTGATCGGTGCGTTGGAAGGCGCGCTGGTGATGGCGCAGGCCCAGCGGAGTCCGGCGCCGCTCGACGCGGTGATCGAGGAGCTCGAGGACCTGCTGGGTTCGCTGGGGGCGTAG